The following proteins come from a genomic window of Acinetobacter sp. SAAs474:
- the recN gene encoding DNA repair protein RecN produces the protein MLTHLTLINFALADQLAIDIEQGFNVLTGETGAGKSLLLDALSACLGERTDTHYVRFGSDKADVTATFSYQIDSPEAQWIQAHELDDESGEIHLRRVIFATGRSKAWINGRPSSLSELKEIGRLLVQLYSQHSQQQLLDPPYPKHWLDKYYSFHQPAQAVRDAYQQWQKDIRQHQAALDAQTTRQQRIQTLEQQLEELEAVLEIQYQEIEQEFDRLSHHEHIMQDCGAALSALDDAEQNINQELSSMLRRIESHAGRSEQLSVIYTSLLNAQSELDDATANLRQFIDRQSFDPERMEELNSQLEIFHRLARKYRTQPEQLQTEYECWQTELAQLQQLQDPEMLAEQVNISYQDFLAKAQYLDQIRRDAAPSLAQQLTEQVKQLALPEAYFEFKFEPLEHASAEGLSFIQLLFTANKGIPPQPLARIASGGELSRIALIMQVMNAEKTEAEVLVFDEIDVGISGGTAEIVGRLLADLAQHVQILCITHQAQVAAQSDQHLLVKKRQTDPASSTILTLDEDTRIFELARMSGGVEINQTTLQHAKQLRQLKFQ, from the coding sequence ATGCTGACACATTTAACTTTGATTAATTTTGCTTTAGCCGATCAACTTGCCATCGATATTGAACAAGGTTTTAATGTCCTTACTGGTGAAACTGGCGCTGGGAAATCACTTTTACTCGATGCACTTTCAGCATGTCTAGGCGAAAGAACGGATACTCACTATGTCCGTTTTGGTTCAGATAAAGCAGATGTGACTGCGACTTTTAGCTATCAGATAGACTCTCCTGAAGCACAGTGGATTCAAGCACATGAACTGGATGATGAGTCTGGAGAGATTCATTTACGTCGTGTCATCTTTGCGACAGGTCGTAGTAAAGCTTGGATTAATGGCCGTCCAAGCAGTTTATCTGAGTTAAAAGAAATTGGCCGTCTTTTGGTACAACTCTATAGCCAACATAGTCAACAACAACTGTTAGATCCCCCTTATCCTAAGCATTGGCTGGATAAATATTATAGTTTTCACCAACCTGCACAAGCCGTACGTGACGCCTATCAACAATGGCAAAAAGATATTCGCCAACATCAAGCTGCACTAGATGCTCAAACGACACGTCAACAGCGTATTCAAACCTTAGAGCAACAGCTTGAAGAATTAGAAGCAGTGCTTGAAATACAATATCAAGAGATTGAACAAGAATTTGACCGTCTCAGCCACCATGAACATATTATGCAAGACTGTGGTGCCGCACTGAGTGCATTAGATGATGCAGAGCAAAATATTAATCAAGAGCTCTCTTCAATGCTACGTCGTATTGAATCTCATGCTGGACGCAGTGAACAATTATCCGTAATTTATACTTCTTTACTCAATGCGCAAAGTGAGCTTGATGATGCGACTGCGAATTTACGTCAATTCATCGATCGTCAAAGCTTTGATCCTGAACGTATGGAAGAACTCAATAGTCAATTAGAAATCTTTCATCGTTTAGCACGAAAATATCGTACTCAACCAGAACAATTACAGACGGAATATGAATGCTGGCAAACGGAATTGGCACAATTACAGCAATTACAAGATCCTGAAATGTTGGCCGAACAAGTCAATATATCCTATCAAGATTTCCTAGCGAAAGCACAATATTTAGACCAAATTCGTCGTGATGCTGCCCCTTCATTAGCCCAACAACTCACTGAACAGGTTAAACAACTGGCACTGCCTGAAGCTTATTTTGAATTTAAATTTGAGCCTTTAGAGCATGCATCTGCTGAGGGATTAAGTTTTATTCAATTACTCTTCACAGCCAATAAAGGTATTCCGCCTCAACCATTGGCCCGTATTGCATCAGGTGGCGAATTATCACGTATCGCACTTATCATGCAAGTCATGAATGCTGAAAAAACGGAGGCAGAAGTTCTTGTATTTGATGAAATTGATGTCGGGATTAGTGGTGGAACTGCAGAGATTGTTGGCCGTTTATTGGCTGACTTGGCTCAACATGTACAAATCTTGTGTATTACGCATCAAGCACAAGTTGCAGCACAATCCGATCAACACTTATTGGTCAAAAAACGCCAGACAGATCCTGCCAGCAGTACAATTCTCACACTCGACGAAGATACACGTATTTTTGAGCTGGCACGAATGAGTGGCGGTGTAGAAATCAATCAAACTACCTTACAACATGCCAAACAGTTACGACAACTCAAGTTTCAATGA
- a CDS encoding YqgE/AlgH family protein has product MAKSYLTHRCLIAPPNMDDDFFANTVIYLARHDEDGAQGIIINRPSGIQVKELLNDLDIEADNVNPHEVLQGGPLRPEAGFVLHTGQPTWHSSIAVGENVCITTSKDILDAIAHNQGVGRYQIALGYASWGKNQLEQEIAQGDWLVCDADMDLIFNLPYNDRWDAAYKKIGINRIWLSSEIGHA; this is encoded by the coding sequence GTGGCCAAATCATATCTGACACATCGCTGTCTTATAGCTCCGCCCAATATGGATGATGATTTTTTTGCAAATACCGTCATCTATTTGGCACGCCATGATGAAGATGGCGCTCAGGGTATTATTATTAATCGGCCTTCTGGTATTCAAGTCAAAGAATTACTCAATGATCTTGATATTGAAGCCGATAATGTTAATCCTCATGAAGTTTTACAAGGAGGACCTCTTCGACCGGAGGCCGGTTTTGTATTACATACAGGACAGCCGACTTGGCATTCTTCTATTGCAGTCGGTGAAAATGTCTGTATTACCACATCTAAAGATATTTTAGATGCGATCGCACATAATCAGGGTGTAGGACGTTATCAAATTGCATTAGGTTATGCCAGTTGGGGGAAAAATCAGCTCGAACAAGAAATTGCACAAGGTGATTGGCTGGTATGTGATGCCGATATGGATTTGATTTTTAATCTTCCTTATAATGATCGCTGGGATGCTGCTTATAAAAAAATAGGCATTAACCGTATTTGGCTTTCTTCTGAGATTGGACATGCCTGA
- the ruvX gene encoding Holliday junction resolvase RuvX: protein MPDLNTTEMIMAFDFGTQKMGIAVGQSLIASAHPLALFPMRDGIPSWDALHKIIKQYQPTLLLVGLPLNMDESESELSTRARKFARRLHHQTHIRTWMVDERLTTREARDELDHYQTQGRGKKVSADSLAAALLIESWYRDPQGVTP from the coding sequence ATGCCTGACTTAAATACAACTGAAATGATCATGGCATTTGATTTCGGTACACAAAAGATGGGCATAGCTGTAGGTCAGTCTTTGATTGCAAGTGCTCATCCATTGGCTTTATTTCCAATGCGAGATGGTATTCCCAGTTGGGATGCATTGCATAAAATCATTAAACAATATCAACCAACATTATTGTTGGTTGGTTTGCCCTTAAATATGGATGAAAGTGAATCCGAACTGTCGACACGTGCACGTAAATTTGCACGACGTCTCCATCATCAAACCCATATTCGTACTTGGATGGTCGATGAGCGTTTAACAACACGTGAAGCGCGTGATGAGCTTGATCATTACCAGACTCAAGGTCGTGGTAAAAAAGTGTCTGCAGATAGTCTCGCTGCAGCTTTATTGATTGAAAGTTGGTATCGTGATCCTCAAGGCGTAACACCTTAA
- a CDS encoding FAD-binding oxidoreductase yields the protein MNAPVALTPELLTQLTAIVGENRIKTDADSLQNWGRDHTKHFDPNPSVIVFPSSTEQVQQIVKLANQFHVAITPSGGRTGLSAGAVAANGEIVVSMDKMNQILEFFPADRMVRVQAGVVTEQLQNYAEEQGMYYPVDFASSGSSQIGGNIGTNAGGIKVIKYGMTRNWVLGLTVVTGQGDILRLNKGMIKNATGYALQHLFIGAEGTLGLVTEAEIKLERQPHDLQVMVLGVPDFDAIMPVLHAFQNKIDLTAFEFFGELSMQKVLANGHVQRPFETECPFYVLLEFEAPYEPIMDAAMEIFEHCMEQGWVLDGVMSQSLDQLHSLWRLREDISESIAPFTPYKNDISVLITHVPAFIKEIDAIVSENYPDFEICWFGHIGDGNLHLNILKPDNLSKDEFFDKCQHVNKYVFETVKKYDGSISAEHGVGMTKKPYLAYTRSAAEIDYMKALKQVFDPNGIMNPGKLFDLE from the coding sequence ATGAATGCTCCAGTCGCTTTAACCCCAGAGTTATTGACACAATTAACTGCCATTGTGGGTGAAAACCGCATAAAAACAGATGCGGATAGCCTACAAAATTGGGGACGTGATCATACCAAACACTTTGATCCAAATCCATCTGTGATTGTTTTTCCATCGAGCACTGAGCAAGTTCAGCAGATTGTAAAATTAGCCAATCAATTTCATGTTGCGATTACACCAAGTGGTGGCCGTACAGGGTTATCTGCAGGTGCAGTTGCTGCCAATGGCGAAATTGTGGTGAGCATGGATAAAATGAACCAAATTTTGGAATTTTTTCCTGCAGATCGTATGGTGCGTGTACAAGCGGGTGTGGTGACTGAGCAATTACAAAATTATGCTGAAGAGCAAGGGATGTATTATCCTGTTGACTTTGCTTCTTCTGGATCTTCGCAAATTGGTGGCAATATTGGAACCAATGCGGGGGGGATTAAAGTCATTAAATATGGTATGACACGCAACTGGGTATTGGGTCTAACGGTGGTCACTGGTCAAGGTGATATACTTCGTTTAAATAAAGGCATGATTAAAAATGCAACAGGTTATGCATTGCAGCATTTATTTATTGGCGCAGAAGGAACTTTAGGTTTAGTCACTGAAGCAGAAATTAAGTTAGAACGTCAACCGCATGATTTACAGGTGATGGTACTTGGTGTTCCTGATTTTGATGCCATTATGCCAGTGTTGCATGCCTTTCAAAATAAAATTGATTTAACTGCATTTGAGTTTTTTGGCGAACTTTCGATGCAGAAAGTTTTAGCCAATGGTCATGTACAGCGTCCATTTGAAACGGAATGTCCATTCTACGTATTACTTGAATTTGAAGCACCATATGAGCCTATTATGGATGCAGCGATGGAAATTTTTGAGCATTGTATGGAGCAAGGCTGGGTACTCGATGGTGTAATGAGTCAAAGTCTGGATCAATTACACAGTTTATGGCGTTTACGTGAAGATATTTCTGAGTCGATTGCACCGTTTACACCATATAAAAATGATATTTCAGTATTGATTACACATGTTCCTGCATTTATTAAAGAAATTGATGCAATTGTCAGTGAAAATTATCCTGATTTTGAGATTTGCTGGTTTGGCCATATTGGTGACGGTAATTTACATTTAAATATTTTAAAGCCAGATAATTTAAGCAAAGATGAATTTTTTGATAAGTGTCAGCATGTGAATAAATATGTATTTGAGACAGTTAAAAAATATGATGGCTCTATTTCAGCAGAACATGGCGTGGGCATGACGAAAAAACCTTATTTGGCCTATACACGTTCTGCAGCAGAAATTGATTACATGAAAGCACTTAAACAGGTTTTTGATCCAAATGGCATTATGAATCCTGGTAAATTATTTGATCTTGAATAA
- the serA gene encoding phosphoglycerate dehydrogenase, with amino-acid sequence MSQHLSLPKDKIRFLLLEGVHQNAVDTLNAAGYTNIDYRKTALEGDALKEAIKDAHFIGIRSRTQLTEEIFEAANKLIAVGCFCIGTNQVNLNAAMIRGIPVFNAPYSNTRSVAELVLAETILLLRGVPAKSTACHRGGWEKSAVGSFETRGKTLGIVGYGSIGSQLSVLAESLGMHVIYYDVVTKLPMGNARQVGSLNELLANADVVTLHVPDLPSTRNFFTKDQFAQMKSGSIFLNAARGTCVVIEDLAEAIKSGHIAGAAVDVFPKEPKANGEEFVSPLRGLDNVILTPHVGGSTMEAQANIGLEVAEKFVAYSDKGMTLSAVNFPEIALPLTEGKHRLLHIHKNVPGVLSKINNLFAEHGINISGQSLMTKGDVGYLVMDVDATASQEALDTLHEVEGTIRVRVLF; translated from the coding sequence ATGAGCCAACATCTTTCACTTCCTAAAGATAAAATTCGTTTCTTGTTGTTAGAAGGCGTGCATCAAAATGCAGTTGATACCTTAAATGCTGCTGGATACACCAATATCGATTACCGTAAAACTGCACTTGAAGGTGATGCATTAAAAGAAGCCATCAAAGATGCTCATTTTATTGGTATTCGTTCGCGTACTCAATTGACTGAAGAAATCTTTGAGGCAGCAAATAAACTAATCGCTGTCGGTTGTTTCTGTATTGGAACCAACCAAGTGAATTTAAATGCAGCTATGATACGTGGTATTCCTGTATTTAATGCACCATATTCAAATACACGTTCAGTGGCTGAACTGGTACTTGCTGAAACCATTCTATTACTCCGTGGTGTGCCAGCAAAATCAACAGCATGTCATCGTGGTGGTTGGGAAAAATCCGCAGTTGGTTCATTCGAAACTCGTGGTAAAACTTTAGGTATCGTGGGTTATGGCTCTATTGGCTCACAACTTTCAGTCCTTGCCGAAAGTTTAGGCATGCACGTCATTTATTATGATGTAGTGACTAAATTGCCAATGGGTAATGCACGTCAAGTGGGTTCACTTAACGAATTATTGGCCAATGCAGATGTGGTCACATTACATGTTCCAGATTTACCATCTACACGCAATTTCTTTACTAAAGACCAGTTTGCGCAAATGAAATCAGGCTCTATTTTCTTGAATGCTGCACGTGGTACATGTGTCGTGATTGAAGATCTTGCTGAAGCGATTAAATCTGGTCATATTGCAGGTGCGGCAGTCGATGTATTCCCGAAAGAACCAAAAGCCAACGGTGAAGAATTTGTTTCTCCATTACGTGGTTTAGACAACGTGATTTTAACGCCTCACGTGGGTGGTTCTACCATGGAAGCACAAGCCAATATCGGTCTGGAAGTTGCTGAAAAATTTGTTGCTTATTCAGATAAAGGAATGACGCTCTCTGCAGTAAACTTCCCAGAAATTGCATTGCCATTAACTGAAGGTAAACATCGTTTATTGCATATCCATAAAAATGTTCCTGGTGTTTTATCTAAAATTAACAATCTATTTGCAGAGCATGGCATCAATATCTCTGGTCAGTCATTAATGACTAAAGGTGATGTGGGTTATCTGGTAATGGATGTTGATGCAACTGCATCTCAAGAAGCGCTTGATACCCTTCATGAAGTTGAAGGCACAATTCGTGTGCGTGTATTATTCTAG
- a CDS encoding EamA family transporter produces the protein MMKTNSTLNALLLLLIAMISLQSSGSLAKFLFQQFPVLSVSLIRLMLGSLILSIIFKIWRINFKAVQWRAIISYGIALAGMNALFYLSISRLPLGIAVSFEFIGPLAVALYYARQKYDLIWVCMAILGLMLLFPFQEAQHGLDPLGIILALSAGACWALYIIAGQKPSGISANHTVCLGMFVAMLCMLPIALYFNFPLQQLLQTENLLAFLALAILASALPFSLEMIALRRLSPLVFGTLTSLEPAMAALSGFIFLHEQLLWTQCLALAIIISASIGCTITTHQAKPMT, from the coding sequence ATGATGAAAACAAATTCCACACTCAATGCACTATTACTATTATTGATTGCAATGATCAGTTTACAAAGTAGTGGTTCACTGGCCAAATTTTTATTTCAACAATTTCCTGTACTGAGTGTTTCCTTGATACGCTTAATGTTGGGTAGCCTGATTTTATCAATTATTTTTAAAATATGGCGTATCAATTTTAAAGCCGTACAATGGCGCGCTATTATCAGCTATGGCATTGCCTTGGCCGGAATGAATGCATTATTTTACTTATCGATCTCCCGCCTTCCCTTAGGCATTGCCGTTTCTTTTGAGTTTATTGGTCCATTGGCCGTTGCCTTATATTATGCACGACAAAAATATGATCTGATTTGGGTCTGTATGGCAATACTGGGATTAATGTTACTGTTTCCGTTTCAGGAGGCACAACATGGTTTAGATCCTCTTGGCATTATACTGGCATTAAGTGCGGGTGCTTGCTGGGCCTTATATATTATTGCTGGACAAAAACCGAGTGGTATCTCAGCCAATCATACCGTTTGCTTGGGCATGTTTGTCGCTATGCTCTGCATGTTACCGATTGCACTATATTTTAACTTTCCTCTACAACAACTGTTACAAACTGAAAATTTATTGGCATTTTTGGCCTTAGCCATTTTGGCCAGTGCCTTACCCTTTTCATTAGAAATGATTGCTTTACGTCGATTAAGTCCTTTAGTTTTTGGCACACTCACCAGTTTAGAGCCCGCTATGGCAGCACTGTCTGGCTTTATTTTTTTACATGAGCAATTACTTTGGACACAGTGTCTGGCACTCGCTATTATCATCTCTGCATCAATTGGATGTACCATTACTACCCATCAAGCCAAGCCAATGACTTAA
- a CDS encoding EamA family transporter, whose protein sequence is MLNSQLLAVFFMVLSMISYQVSAAFAKSLIAILDPLSVTILRLFFAAIIVCLMFRSWQILSRLSHLKWKSLLCYSAALGCMNILFYISLGKLPQGIAVGLEFIGPLGLALLSTKNKQDYIWVALAILGIALMVPWGSNQDHQFSIIGALCALAAGLCWAAYIHFGQQVVQQNIGMHALTIAISLSVICLLPIGLYQHAEILFDQRYWGQALIIAILATALPYTLDLQALKRLNKASYGVLSSLSPVLAALTGLLLLGEKITMAQWIALLCIMLASIGITYRSIQIAKNTAKT, encoded by the coding sequence ATGCTTAACTCACAACTCCTTGCAGTCTTTTTCATGGTCTTATCCATGATTTCCTATCAAGTTAGTGCGGCATTTGCCAAATCACTGATTGCCATTTTAGATCCCTTATCGGTCACTATTTTGCGGCTATTTTTTGCAGCAATAATTGTCTGTTTAATGTTTCGTTCATGGCAAATTTTATCCCGCTTAAGCCACTTAAAATGGAAAAGCTTACTCTGCTATAGTGCAGCATTAGGCTGTATGAATATTTTATTTTATATTTCTTTAGGTAAATTACCCCAAGGCATTGCTGTGGGTTTAGAGTTTATTGGTCCTTTAGGTCTGGCACTATTATCCACCAAAAATAAACAAGATTATATTTGGGTGGCTTTGGCTATACTGGGCATTGCACTCATGGTTCCTTGGGGCAGTAATCAAGATCATCAATTCTCAATCATTGGTGCATTATGTGCTTTGGCTGCAGGTCTATGCTGGGCTGCCTATATTCATTTTGGTCAACAGGTGGTACAACAAAATATCGGAATGCATGCACTGACGATCGCCATTAGCTTATCTGTGATTTGCTTGTTGCCGATTGGACTCTACCAACATGCTGAGATTTTATTTGACCAGCGCTATTGGGGACAAGCACTGATCATTGCTATTCTCGCGACAGCCTTACCCTATACACTCGACTTACAAGCATTAAAGCGCTTAAATAAGGCCAGTTATGGCGTACTGTCCAGCCTGTCACCAGTATTGGCCGCATTGACTGGTTTATTATTATTGGGCGAAAAAATTACCATGGCACAGTGGATTGCGTTGCTCTGTATCATGTTGGCCTCGATTGGCATAACCTATCGCTCAATACAAATTGCAAAAAACACTGCAAAAACCTAA
- a CDS encoding GNAT family N-acetyltransferase has protein sequence MLETERLILRQWQVQDYLPFINMGLDPEVMQYFPDLLTREESLQFIDTVKDIIDQNQWGFWAVVLKQTGEFIGFIGLHHQPEQFEFSPCVEIGWRLARQYWGNGYATEGAKAAIVYAFNQLNLNKIVSFTAEINLPSQSVMKRIGMSKVGEFNHPKLSSGHDLEKHVLYQIVNPRLISSV, from the coding sequence ATGTTAGAAACTGAGCGATTAATATTGCGGCAATGGCAAGTGCAAGATTATCTACCTTTTATTAACATGGGATTAGACCCAGAAGTTATGCAATATTTTCCTGATCTTTTGACTCGGGAGGAAAGTCTTCAATTCATTGATACAGTGAAAGATATTATTGATCAAAATCAATGGGGATTTTGGGCTGTAGTGTTAAAGCAAACAGGGGAGTTTATTGGTTTTATTGGCTTACATCATCAACCAGAGCAATTTGAGTTCTCTCCCTGTGTTGAAATAGGATGGCGCTTAGCGAGACAATATTGGGGCAATGGTTATGCCACAGAAGGTGCTAAGGCAGCCATAGTATATGCCTTTAATCAGCTCAATCTCAATAAAATTGTTTCCTTTACTGCAGAGATCAATCTGCCTTCGCAATCTGTGATGAAAAGAATCGGAATGAGTAAAGTGGGTGAGTTCAATCATCCAAAACTGAGTTCAGGCCACGATCTTGAAAAGCATGTGTTATATCAAATAGTCAATCCTCGTTTAATATCATCGGTGTGA
- a CDS encoding sulfite exporter TauE/SafE family protein, whose amino-acid sequence MDVDILLSLIFFAFCAGAIDAAVGGGGLIQIPAIMGGMPQLAPATVFGTNKLSSIFGTASAAWSFLRKVKLRWKLMAVVASCALISAFVGAACVPLIPKEILKPFVLVMLVIIAIYTFMKKQFGQVHVQQQLTTKMLILAAVGSLLIGFYDGIFGPGTGSFFIFFFIRYLQVDFLHASALSKIANFTTNFAALSFFIPTGHVLFGIGLAMAAANIIGSLVGVRAALKYGSGFIRILFLILVSVLIIRLSYQIVMGVN is encoded by the coding sequence ATAGATGTTGATATTCTACTCAGTCTGATATTTTTTGCTTTTTGCGCAGGTGCGATTGATGCTGCAGTAGGGGGTGGAGGCTTAATTCAAATTCCTGCCATTATGGGCGGTATGCCGCAATTAGCACCCGCAACAGTTTTTGGCACCAATAAGCTTTCTTCGATTTTTGGTACAGCCTCTGCTGCATGGAGTTTTTTACGTAAAGTTAAATTACGCTGGAAGTTAATGGCAGTCGTTGCGAGTTGTGCTTTAATTAGTGCATTTGTTGGTGCAGCCTGTGTCCCTTTAATTCCCAAAGAGATTTTAAAACCCTTTGTGTTGGTGATGCTGGTGATTATTGCGATTTATACTTTTATGAAAAAGCAATTTGGCCAAGTCCATGTACAACAACAACTGACCACAAAAATGTTGATTTTAGCTGCAGTTGGTAGTTTATTGATTGGCTTTTATGATGGTATTTTTGGTCCAGGGACAGGTAGTTTCTTTATCTTTTTCTTTATTCGTTATTTACAGGTCGATTTTTTACATGCATCTGCATTGTCTAAAATTGCAAACTTTACCACTAACTTTGCTGCGTTAAGTTTTTTTATTCCAACAGGGCATGTATTGTTTGGTATTGGCTTAGCTATGGCTGCAGCCAATATTATTGGTTCTTTAGTGGGCGTACGTGCTGCATTAAAATATGGCAGTGGTTTTATTCGTATTTTATTTTTAATTTTAGTCAGTGTATTGATTATCCGTTTAAGCTATCAAATTGTCATGGGCGTGAATTAA
- the truB gene encoding tRNA pseudouridine(55) synthase TruB gives MKVSSSKIQRRPISGVFLLNKPLGISSNAALQKVRWLFRAQKAGHTGALDPLASGLLPICLGEATKFSHFLLDSTKRYQTTIYLGHSTTTGDTEGEILLEKPIAELNEAQINNVLQQFIGDIQQVPPMYSALKKQGRPLYELARQGIEIEREARPITIYAIELLSFTANSIDLDVTCSKGTYIRVLGEDIAKALNSYGHLTYLKRTQTGHFHLIPEYTIEYLESLTEQQREALLLSVYSPIAHFPQIQVPEGRAEYFSRGMESNIDHAAETQVLVFDGERCLGLAEITEQKRLVPKRVLNL, from the coding sequence ATGAAAGTATCTTCGTCAAAAATACAACGTCGTCCTATTAGTGGGGTTTTTTTACTCAATAAACCTTTGGGAATTAGTTCAAATGCTGCCTTACAAAAAGTACGTTGGCTTTTTCGTGCGCAAAAAGCAGGACATACTGGTGCACTTGATCCACTTGCATCAGGCTTATTACCGATTTGTTTAGGTGAGGCAACTAAGTTTTCTCATTTTCTTTTGGATTCGACGAAGCGTTATCAAACCACAATTTATTTAGGACATAGTACGACGACAGGTGATACCGAAGGTGAAATTCTGTTGGAAAAACCAATTGCTGAACTCAATGAAGCTCAGATTAACAATGTATTACAGCAATTTATTGGCGATATTCAACAAGTCCCTCCCATGTATTCTGCCTTAAAAAAACAAGGGCGTCCTTTATATGAATTGGCGAGACAAGGTATTGAAATAGAAAGAGAAGCACGTCCAATTACTATTTACGCCATTGAGTTGCTCTCGTTTACTGCCAACAGTATTGACTTGGACGTGACTTGTTCTAAGGGAACTTATATTCGAGTGTTAGGGGAGGATATTGCCAAAGCTTTAAATAGTTATGGCCATCTAACCTATTTAAAACGAACACAGACAGGACATTTCCATTTAATTCCTGAATATACCATTGAGTATTTAGAAAGTTTAACCGAACAGCAGCGTGAAGCATTATTGCTCAGTGTCTATTCGCCGATTGCACATTTTCCTCAGATACAAGTACCTGAAGGACGTGCTGAATATTTTAGTCGTGGTATGGAAAGTAATATTGATCATGCAGCTGAAACACAAGTTTTAGTTTTTGATGGTGAGCGCTGCTTAGGTTTGGCTGAAATTACTGAGCAGAAAAGACTCGTTCCTAAACGTGTGCTTAATCTCTAA